From Draconibacterium halophilum, one genomic window encodes:
- the cas9 gene encoding type II CRISPR RNA-guided endonuclease Cas9 (Cas9, originally named Csn1, is the large, multifunctional signature protein of type II CRISPR/Cas systems. It is well known even to general audiences because its RNA-guided endonuclease activity has made it a popular tool for custom editing of eukaryotic genomes.), with amino-acid sequence MAKILGLDLGTNSVGWAVVEKQDGEFSLLDKGVRIFQEGVKIEKGIESSKAAERTEHRSARRLKYRRKLRKIETLKALSEYGYCPHLASEELDLWRYKKIYPKNISFRNWWHTDEDSEKHPYFFRKLAITRQLDLNKEENKYKLGRAFYHLAQRRGFFSNRLDSTPENETGKVKSSIKELQEKKGDRTLGQYFYDDCYLKGEKIRDQYTSREDDYLDEFKRICAFQNIPEELQQKLHKAIFYQRPLKSQKGLIGKCVFEPTKARCAVSRPEFEEYRMLCFINNIKIKTPDDEKLRILNAEERSKIVPRFFLQREHFDFEDLAKQLAPKKQYKYYRDRNKNPEDYLLNYSMKTTVSGCPVSARFKDLFGGEFIDEDFNYIKGGNNRTPKFVSDAWHVLYTFDSDKKLKEYAQKHFDFSEDKMTLFSQKIHLKQDFASLSLKAINKILPYLREGLIYSHAVFLANMEETVPAHVWKNEENRKIIRTTIKEIIENHSDNTTIVNMVNGFITNARRENEVWSEEAKHLYFNDLDRKIKTVFGAKRFETFSEYKKNNLINTTQRLIAEYMPKNLGKGEHVKAERLDEAVLTFLGDNFGEENLNAKKLYHPSAIETYKPAKRGKDGRLYLGSPMTSSVRNPMAMRALHQLRLVINELIKAGTIDSNTKINIEMSRGLLNANERTGLRRWQDDREKKRKEYIERIKEHFSPDYQPSVDEVLKYQLWEEQRRICLYTGKPINIEDFLGSDPRFDIEHTIPRSQSYDNSQENKTLCENEFNRKTKRNRIPSELPNSAEILVRIEHWKEEIEKLEKEIQKAVRQSKGAGDKDQKDKAIQKRHQLSYERNYWKNKYKRFTMEEVPEGFKNSQMVDIGIITKYSRLYMKTVFPKVYTVKGNTVADFRKMWGLQDIYTKKARVNHVHHCIDAITIACMDKSNYETLAKFYHDSEDAFERGHEAKPEVEKPWLTFAEDVKDIEKEVLVSHHTPDVLPKQSKKKLRKRGKIQYNKNGDPIYLKGDTVRGSLHKDTLYGAIKREETNKKGEIEEKIKYVVRKPLDMVEDSNIKNIVDERIREIVANARKEEKNLKKEIEALKKKLQKAEEREEAGLKQDIATIEEQIRLLYSLPNKNGTPVPIKKVRLLQPSVTNPLRIKKQRDKSQKNPKPWKEDYFATNDGNYMMAIYEGKDKKGKLKRDFEIVNNMQAGEFFKYSVQNILKAQELGEADSLFPQKKIAGKIDLPFKAIIKVGTMVMLWENTPDEVWDISAEEIKRRMYKVVGLSQQIIQGKYFFATIIMRFHQEAQPTTELKVKDGAFEMNENFKPYRKMNHNQFNALIEGVDFELTPLGKIKRLK; translated from the coding sequence ATGGCTAAAATTTTAGGACTCGACCTCGGAACAAACAGCGTTGGATGGGCTGTTGTAGAAAAACAAGATGGAGAATTCTCTTTGTTAGATAAAGGAGTACGAATTTTTCAGGAAGGAGTAAAAATTGAAAAAGGCATAGAAAGTTCGAAAGCGGCTGAACGAACAGAACACCGCAGTGCCCGAAGATTGAAATACCGTAGAAAACTACGCAAAATAGAAACTCTTAAAGCGCTGTCGGAATATGGTTATTGTCCGCATCTAGCAAGTGAAGAATTAGACTTATGGCGATACAAAAAGATATATCCCAAAAATATTAGTTTTCGTAACTGGTGGCATACCGATGAAGATTCAGAAAAACACCCTTATTTTTTTCGGAAACTGGCAATAACCCGGCAATTAGATTTAAACAAGGAGGAAAATAAATACAAATTGGGCCGTGCTTTTTACCATCTGGCACAACGAAGGGGGTTTTTCAGTAACCGTTTGGATTCAACGCCTGAGAATGAAACAGGAAAGGTAAAAAGTAGTATTAAAGAGTTACAGGAAAAGAAGGGTGATAGAACATTAGGCCAGTATTTTTATGATGATTGTTACTTAAAGGGAGAAAAAATAAGAGACCAGTATACAAGCAGGGAAGATGATTACCTGGATGAATTTAAGCGTATATGTGCATTTCAGAATATCCCGGAAGAATTGCAACAAAAATTGCACAAAGCCATTTTTTACCAGCGTCCGTTAAAGTCGCAAAAAGGTTTGATTGGCAAATGTGTATTTGAACCAACTAAAGCCCGATGTGCCGTGTCGCGGCCGGAATTTGAGGAATACCGAATGCTTTGCTTTATCAATAATATTAAAATAAAGACACCCGATGATGAAAAGTTAAGGATTCTTAATGCAGAAGAACGAAGTAAAATAGTGCCTCGCTTTTTCTTGCAACGCGAACATTTCGATTTTGAAGATTTAGCCAAACAACTTGCCCCTAAAAAGCAATACAAATATTACAGGGACAGGAACAAAAACCCTGAGGATTACTTGCTGAACTATTCAATGAAAACCACGGTTAGTGGCTGCCCTGTTTCAGCAAGGTTCAAGGATCTGTTTGGGGGTGAATTTATTGATGAAGATTTTAATTACATAAAAGGCGGTAACAACAGAACTCCTAAGTTTGTTTCGGATGCCTGGCATGTACTCTACACCTTCGATTCAGATAAGAAACTAAAAGAATATGCACAAAAGCATTTTGATTTTAGTGAGGATAAAATGACTTTATTTTCGCAGAAAATTCACCTAAAACAAGATTTTGCATCGTTGAGCCTGAAAGCCATCAATAAAATTCTTCCTTATTTGCGTGAAGGTTTAATATACTCACATGCAGTCTTTTTAGCCAATATGGAGGAGACAGTGCCTGCTCATGTTTGGAAAAATGAAGAGAATAGAAAAATAATAAGAACTACTATTAAAGAGATTATTGAAAACCATTCTGACAATACCACAATCGTAAATATGGTGAATGGATTTATTACCAATGCCCGTCGAGAGAATGAGGTGTGGAGCGAAGAGGCTAAACACTTGTATTTTAACGATCTTGACAGAAAAATTAAAACGGTCTTTGGAGCAAAGCGTTTTGAAACCTTTTCCGAGTATAAAAAGAATAATCTTATCAATACGACGCAACGACTTATAGCTGAATATATGCCTAAAAACCTTGGGAAAGGAGAACATGTGAAAGCTGAGCGCCTTGACGAAGCAGTTCTAACATTTCTGGGTGATAATTTTGGGGAAGAAAATCTTAATGCAAAAAAATTATATCATCCTTCGGCGATTGAAACCTATAAACCCGCCAAAAGGGGAAAAGATGGCAGGCTCTATCTCGGTAGCCCCATGACATCATCGGTACGCAACCCGATGGCTATGCGTGCGCTACATCAACTTCGTTTGGTAATTAATGAACTGATAAAAGCAGGTACAATTGATTCCAATACTAAAATTAACATTGAAATGTCGCGCGGTTTGTTAAATGCAAACGAAAGAACAGGTTTGAGGCGCTGGCAAGACGACAGGGAGAAAAAACGTAAAGAATATATTGAACGAATAAAAGAACATTTCTCTCCAGATTATCAACCCTCGGTAGATGAAGTATTAAAATATCAACTATGGGAAGAACAAAGACGCATTTGTCTGTACACGGGCAAACCTATTAATATTGAAGATTTTCTGGGTTCTGACCCCCGGTTTGATATTGAACATACCATCCCACGCAGTCAGTCGTACGACAATTCGCAGGAAAACAAAACGCTTTGTGAAAATGAGTTCAATAGAAAGACTAAAAGAAACAGAATTCCATCCGAATTACCGAACTCCGCTGAAATATTAGTTCGAATAGAGCACTGGAAAGAAGAAATAGAGAAACTGGAGAAGGAGATTCAAAAGGCGGTTCGCCAATCGAAAGGGGCTGGCGATAAGGATCAAAAAGATAAAGCTATTCAAAAACGACATCAACTTTCCTACGAGCGCAACTATTGGAAGAATAAATACAAACGCTTTACAATGGAAGAAGTGCCGGAAGGTTTTAAAAACAGCCAAATGGTAGATATTGGCATCATTACTAAATATTCGCGGCTATACATGAAAACCGTTTTTCCAAAAGTATATACGGTAAAAGGCAACACCGTTGCCGATTTTCGTAAAATGTGGGGATTACAGGATATTTACACAAAAAAAGCCCGTGTTAACCATGTTCATCATTGCATTGATGCCATTACAATAGCTTGCATGGATAAAAGTAATTACGAAACTCTGGCAAAATTTTATCACGACAGTGAAGATGCTTTTGAACGTGGACATGAAGCTAAACCTGAAGTTGAAAAGCCCTGGCTAACTTTTGCCGAAGATGTAAAAGATATTGAAAAAGAGGTGCTGGTATCGCATCATACACCCGATGTACTGCCCAAACAAAGCAAAAAGAAACTGCGAAAACGCGGTAAAATTCAATACAATAAAAATGGAGATCCCATTTATTTAAAAGGCGATACTGTGCGGGGGAGTTTGCACAAAGACACCTTATACGGCGCAATAAAACGAGAAGAAACAAATAAAAAGGGCGAAATAGAGGAGAAAATTAAATATGTTGTCCGTAAGCCTTTGGATATGGTGGAAGATAGCAATATTAAGAATATTGTTGATGAACGTATTCGCGAAATTGTTGCGAATGCCCGAAAAGAAGAAAAGAATCTCAAAAAAGAGATAGAAGCATTAAAAAAGAAACTTCAGAAAGCTGAAGAACGCGAAGAAGCTGGGCTAAAGCAGGATATTGCAACTATTGAAGAGCAGATACGATTATTGTATTCTCTGCCGAATAAAAACGGCACTCCTGTTCCCATAAAAAAGGTAAGGTTACTCCAACCTTCCGTAACCAATCCTTTACGCATTAAAAAACAGCGCGATAAATCGCAAAAGAACCCGAAACCCTGGAAAGAAGATTATTTTGCCACCAACGATGGTAATTACATGATGGCAATTTATGAAGGAAAGGATAAAAAAGGGAAGCTAAAACGCGATTTTGAGATTGTTAACAATATGCAGGCAGGCGAGTTTTTCAAATACTCTGTTCAGAATATTTTAAAAGCCCAGGAATTGGGAGAGGCTGATAGTTTATTTCCGCAGAAAAAGATAGCCGGGAAAATTGATTTGCCATTTAAAGCCATTATAAAAGTGGGCACTATGGTAATGCTTTGGGAAAATACTCCGGATGAAGTTTGGGATATTTCAGCTGAGGAAATAAAAAGGAGAATGTATAAGGTTGTTGGTCTTTCTCAGCAGATTATTCAAGGAAAATATTTCTTTGCTACTATAATAATGAGGTTTCATCAAGAAGCTCAGCCAACAACTGAATTAAAAGTTAAAGATGGTGCATTCGAAATGAATGAGAATTTTAAGCCATATCGAAAAATGAATCATAATCAGTTTAATGCACTAATAGAAGGAGTTGATTTCGAATTAACACCTTTAGGCAAAATAAAACGATTAAAATGA
- a CDS encoding transposase has product MKTIPLEYGKFYHVYNRGINACNLFRENENYEYFLHLCDKYISPVANTYAWVLMRNHFHLLVRIKTTRELNLQGFENLEGLKGTNRTFVNQQFSNLFNAYTKAINKRYQRTGSLFEHPFRRIKIESDAHLKYLVYYIHHNPIHHDFCEHYLDYPWSSYLTVISPKTTKLSRAEVLKWFTDKSNFEKFHSQEEIKKFDELKISCQGDL; this is encoded by the coding sequence ATGAAAACTATCCCACTTGAATACGGCAAGTTCTATCACGTTTATAACCGCGGCATTAATGCTTGTAACCTGTTTCGCGAGAACGAGAATTATGAATATTTCCTGCATTTGTGCGATAAGTATATTTCACCGGTTGCCAATACGTATGCGTGGGTGTTAATGCGGAATCATTTTCATTTGCTGGTTCGGATAAAAACTACCCGGGAACTAAACCTTCAAGGTTTCGAAAACCTTGAAGGTTTGAAAGGAACAAACCGAACTTTTGTAAACCAACAATTTTCAAATCTTTTTAACGCCTACACCAAAGCCATAAACAAACGTTACCAACGCACCGGAAGTTTGTTTGAGCACCCTTTCCGAAGAATTAAAATTGAATCGGATGCCCATCTGAAATATTTGGTGTACTACATCCACCATAATCCCATTCACCATGATTTCTGTGAACATTACCTTGATTATCCGTGGAGTTCGTACCTGACAGTTATTTCACCTAAAACAACAAAACTAAGCAGGGCCGAAGTGCTAAAGTGGTTTACTGATAAGTCGAATTTTGAAAAATTTCATTCGCAGGAAGAAATTAAAAAGTTTGATGAATTAAAGATCAGTTGTCAGGGAGACCTTTAA
- the cas1 gene encoding type II CRISPR-associated endonuclease Cas1, which yields MLKRTLFISNPYYLSLKNSQLQVSERGGMVLKTAPVEDIGFLVLDHPQISFTMKLVEELSENNVATVFCDSKHMPSSMLLPLDAHHIQNELFRAQIAASEPLKKNLWKQTIEAKVKNQGRLLDKLGKKSVQLKNIAKAVKSGDSDNREGFAARIYWIALLGKDFIRDRYGEPPNNFLNYGYILLRSAVARALAGSGLLATLGIHHRNRYNAFCLADDIMEPYRPYVDEIAFDLNEKYPGTFGLEKEHKAELLQLMTVDVNIGENKRPLMIALQQTTASLARCFAGEQRKICYPVFE from the coding sequence ATGCTAAAACGTACACTATTTATTTCAAACCCCTACTACCTGTCGTTAAAAAACAGCCAATTACAGGTAAGCGAGCGGGGAGGGATGGTACTAAAAACCGCTCCGGTTGAAGACATCGGCTTTCTGGTGCTCGACCATCCGCAAATCTCGTTTACCATGAAACTGGTGGAAGAACTAAGCGAAAATAATGTGGCAACCGTTTTTTGCGACAGCAAACACATGCCCTCATCGATGTTGTTGCCGCTTGATGCCCATCATATTCAAAACGAATTGTTCAGGGCACAGATAGCCGCCTCGGAACCATTAAAAAAGAACCTCTGGAAACAAACTATTGAGGCCAAGGTGAAAAACCAGGGCAGGCTGCTCGATAAACTGGGGAAGAAAAGTGTGCAGCTTAAAAACATTGCAAAAGCAGTTAAAAGCGGCGACAGCGATAACCGCGAAGGTTTTGCCGCACGCATTTACTGGATCGCCCTGCTGGGCAAAGATTTTATTCGCGACCGCTATGGCGAGCCACCCAATAATTTTCTGAATTACGGCTATATTCTGTTACGCTCTGCTGTAGCCCGGGCATTGGCCGGATCGGGACTGCTGGCCACTCTGGGCATTCACCACCGTAACCGTTACAATGCCTTTTGTCTGGCCGACGATATTATGGAACCTTACCGCCCTTATGTAGATGAAATTGCTTTCGACCTGAACGAAAAATACCCCGGAACTTTTGGTTTGGAAAAAGAACATAAGGCCGAGCTACTTCAATTAATGACAGTGGATGTTAATATTGGGGAGAACAAACGCCCGCTAATGATTGCTTTGCAGCAAACCACCGCCTCGCTGGCACGGTGTTTTGCCGGCGAACAACGTAAAATATGTTACCCTGTTTTTGAATAA
- the cas2 gene encoding CRISPR-associated endonuclease Cas2, producing the protein MHRIRLNAYHIMWLFVFFDLPVTTKKERRLASRFRKDLMKDGFSMMQFSVYNRHCASKESAEVHIKRVKSFIPEHGQVSILTVTDKQYGNIINVWGNKSSPLPEGPKQLEMF; encoded by the coding sequence ATGCATCGCATCCGCTTAAATGCCTATCATATTATGTGGTTATTTGTTTTTTTCGACCTCCCGGTTACTACCAAAAAGGAGCGCCGCCTGGCAAGCCGTTTTCGTAAAGACCTGATGAAAGACGGTTTTTCGATGATGCAGTTTTCGGTGTATAACCGCCATTGTGCCAGTAAAGAAAGTGCTGAAGTGCACATAAAACGGGTAAAAAGTTTCATCCCCGAGCACGGCCAGGTGAGCATACTTACGGTAACCGATAAACAATACGGAAACATTATAAACGTGTGGGGCAATAAATCGAGCCCCTTGCCCGAAGGCCCCAAACAACTCGAAATGTTTTAA